One genomic window of Psychrobacillus sp. INOP01 includes the following:
- a CDS encoding nucleoid-associated protein, whose product MLEVSESKLAKYVVHYVGDTLVFGDEAFSQPEVMLEAAFTQLAFNKIDLEQQYEFFHESDIGLNEVYNYVNSIFDQESSFLEQSKHIATHLKSVSQHPNIKNGELFIGLFDNCLWHTEVKKVLAIVKIDEKEMFLDVKNEQNKMVVNGIDGINVKKINNMAIIIDMGPDVAPAVFMKTKKKEDVVYWQERFLKIKVADEHYHKTNLALTECKNYIIKEEGYTNTEKLGFLNKTLDYFRNEDEFQVDNYIDTVFEKTDPTQKDIIVNSVKPYETVISESAIAKVEKTYKRKIKLDSNIEIQVNVRDIDQVEELIEVGYDEATNRKFYKIYFQEEI is encoded by the coding sequence ATGTTAGAAGTAAGTGAAAGTAAATTAGCAAAGTATGTCGTACATTATGTAGGCGATACGCTTGTATTCGGAGATGAAGCATTCTCCCAACCAGAAGTTATGCTAGAAGCTGCCTTTACACAATTAGCGTTTAACAAAATTGATTTGGAGCAGCAATACGAGTTTTTTCACGAATCCGATATAGGATTAAATGAAGTATATAATTATGTAAATTCAATTTTTGACCAGGAGAGCAGCTTTCTGGAACAATCCAAGCATATAGCGACACATTTAAAAAGTGTATCCCAACATCCTAATATTAAAAATGGAGAATTGTTTATAGGATTATTCGATAATTGCTTATGGCACACAGAAGTAAAAAAGGTGCTAGCCATTGTAAAAATAGATGAAAAAGAAATGTTTCTTGACGTGAAAAATGAGCAAAACAAAATGGTTGTCAATGGAATCGACGGTATTAATGTAAAGAAAATCAATAATATGGCAATAATCATAGATATGGGGCCGGACGTAGCTCCTGCGGTATTTATGAAAACGAAAAAGAAAGAAGATGTTGTTTATTGGCAAGAGCGTTTTTTAAAGATTAAAGTAGCCGATGAACATTATCATAAAACTAATTTAGCGTTAACAGAATGTAAAAACTATATTATTAAAGAAGAAGGTTACACGAATACCGAGAAATTGGGTTTTTTAAACAAAACACTCGATTATTTTAGAAATGAAGATGAATTTCAAGTAGATAACTATATTGATACAGTCTTTGAAAAAACAGATCCAACCCAAAAAGACATTATCGTCAATTCGGTAAAACCATACGAAACGGTCATTTCCGAAAGTGCTATAGCAAAAGTAGAAAAAACGTATAAACGTAAAATCAAGTTAGATTCCAATATCGAAATTCAAGTTAACGTTCGTGATATTGACCAAGTCGAGGAG